A DNA window from Halostella litorea contains the following coding sequences:
- a CDS encoding DUF7521 family protein → MISQPIADAATALTAVVGLYVAYLAYRGYRKNASPVMRALAVGIVLIAVVPFLVINVVTPAARLTDGQGLLAVLVSHTAGLVVIYATLRG, encoded by the coding sequence ATGATATCACAACCGATCGCCGACGCCGCGACCGCGCTCACCGCCGTCGTCGGACTGTACGTCGCGTACCTCGCCTACCGCGGGTACCGGAAGAACGCGAGCCCCGTCATGCGGGCGCTCGCGGTCGGCATCGTCCTCATCGCCGTCGTGCCGTTCCTCGTCATCAACGTCGTCACGCCCGCGGCGCGGCTGACCGACGGCCAGGGGCTGCTCGCCGTGCTCGTCTCCCACACCGCCGGACTGGTCGTGATCTACGCGACCCTTCGGGGCTGA
- a CDS encoding electron transfer flavoprotein subunit alpha/FixB family protein encodes MATVDVSEHADVWVFVEEHDGDVAGVSWELLAQGRTLADELGEDLVALVIGEDVADVGREAVERGADRALVADDPVFEPYRADPYGEQFRHLVEQRKPDVVLIGGTHTGRDFAGRVAVPAHAGLTADCTELGIDEDGHLEARRPAFGGNVLATIKCERHRPQMATVRAGVFEPAAPDPERDGEVERVDVVVNEADTLTAVLERSVGETVDITAADRVVAAGGGTDGELDPVLDLADALDAELAASRKAVDEGWVGHDRQVGQTGKTVRPELYVAVGISGAVQHVEGMNDSDVVVAINDDPNAPIFDHADYGIVGDLFEVCPALADRLRDADDPQEVIA; translated from the coding sequence ATGGCGACCGTCGACGTCTCCGAACACGCCGACGTCTGGGTGTTCGTCGAGGAACACGACGGCGACGTGGCGGGCGTCTCCTGGGAACTGCTCGCACAGGGGCGCACCCTCGCAGACGAACTGGGCGAGGACCTGGTCGCGCTGGTGATCGGCGAGGACGTCGCGGACGTCGGGCGCGAGGCCGTCGAGCGCGGGGCCGACCGGGCGCTCGTCGCGGACGACCCCGTCTTCGAGCCGTACCGCGCCGACCCGTACGGCGAGCAGTTCCGCCACCTCGTCGAGCAGCGCAAGCCCGACGTGGTCCTCATCGGCGGGACCCACACCGGCCGGGACTTCGCGGGGCGGGTCGCCGTCCCCGCCCACGCCGGCCTCACCGCCGACTGCACGGAGCTTGGGATCGACGAGGACGGCCACCTGGAGGCGCGCCGCCCGGCGTTCGGCGGGAACGTGCTCGCGACGATCAAGTGCGAGCGCCACCGGCCGCAGATGGCGACCGTCCGGGCCGGCGTGTTCGAGCCCGCCGCCCCCGACCCCGAGCGTGACGGCGAGGTCGAGCGCGTCGACGTCGTCGTCAACGAGGCCGACACGCTGACCGCCGTGCTTGAGCGGTCCGTCGGCGAGACGGTCGACATCACGGCGGCCGACCGGGTCGTCGCCGCGGGCGGCGGCACGGACGGGGAACTGGACCCAGTGCTCGACCTGGCTGACGCGCTCGACGCCGAACTCGCGGCGAGTCGGAAGGCCGTCGACGAGGGCTGGGTCGGCCACGACCGGCAGGTCGGGCAGACCGGCAAGACGGTCCGGCCGGAGCTGTACGTCGCGGTCGGCATCTCCGGGGCGGTCCAGCACGTCGAGGGGATGAACGACAGCGACGTGGTGGTGGCGATAAACGACGACCCGAACGCGCCGATCTTCGACCACGCGGACTACGGCATCGTCGGCGACCTGTTCGAGGTGTGTCCGGCGCTGGCCGACCGGCTCCGGGACGCCGACGACCCACAGGAGGTGATCGCATGA
- a CDS encoding DUF7521 family protein, translating into MMGASIGTAAGTLGPAAVAQIEVSGGSVGVAVAALVTFFVALALSVVVTYQCVRGYRQSQRRPMLLLAVGVFLLASAPMFLRLLLGNLNAVPPTTRIFVVAVTELAGLLTILYVVYDP; encoded by the coding sequence ATGATGGGGGCATCCATCGGGACGGCCGCGGGCACGCTCGGGCCGGCAGCGGTCGCGCAGATCGAGGTTTCGGGCGGCTCCGTCGGCGTCGCCGTCGCGGCGCTCGTGACGTTCTTCGTCGCCCTGGCGCTGTCGGTGGTCGTCACGTACCAGTGCGTCCGCGGCTACCGGCAGTCCCAGCGGCGGCCGATGCTGTTGCTCGCCGTCGGCGTGTTCCTGCTGGCCAGCGCCCCGATGTTCCTCCGCCTGCTGCTCGGGAACCTGAACGCCGTCCCCCCGACGACGCGGATCTTCGTCGTCGCGGTGACCGAACTGGCCGGGCTCCTGACGATCCTCTACGTGGTGTACGACCCATGA
- a CDS encoding electron transfer flavoprotein subunit beta/FixA family protein translates to MPDRWTVVVGVKQVPDEDDVSINPDTGTLDRADAAAILNRPDRNALEAALELKDEVDARVVAMTMGPPMASPVLETAVAMGCDDAVLVTDRAFGGSDTWPTSLALAETANYLDADVVVCGEETTDSSTGQVPPGIAAHNGWAQLTYAEGVEALPEEDQLAARRDVEGGYERVVADLPVVVAVAYGENEPRPAGLHRKIYAETEFEPAQVDADDLGIDEDAVGLAASPTQVGGMETVEPVDRERERVDTAAELTERLAEEGVV, encoded by the coding sequence ATGCCTGATAGATGGACGGTCGTCGTCGGCGTCAAGCAGGTACCCGACGAGGACGACGTGTCGATAAACCCCGACACGGGCACCCTCGACCGGGCCGACGCCGCGGCGATCCTGAACCGACCGGACCGCAACGCGCTGGAGGCGGCGCTCGAACTGAAAGACGAGGTCGACGCCCGCGTCGTCGCGATGACGATGGGGCCGCCGATGGCGTCGCCGGTGCTGGAGACGGCGGTGGCGATGGGCTGTGACGACGCCGTGCTGGTGACCGACCGGGCGTTCGGCGGCAGCGACACCTGGCCGACGAGCCTCGCGCTCGCGGAGACGGCGAACTACCTCGACGCCGACGTCGTGGTCTGTGGCGAGGAGACGACCGACTCCTCGACGGGGCAGGTGCCGCCCGGGATCGCCGCCCACAACGGCTGGGCGCAACTGACCTACGCCGAGGGGGTCGAGGCGCTGCCCGAGGAGGACCAACTGGCCGCCCGGCGCGACGTCGAGGGCGGCTACGAGCGCGTCGTCGCGGACCTGCCGGTCGTCGTCGCCGTCGCCTACGGGGAGAACGAACCCCGGCCCGCCGGCCTCCACCGGAAGATCTACGCCGAGACGGAGTTCGAACCCGCACAGGTGGACGCCGACGACCTCGGGATCGACGAGGACGCGGTCGGACTCGCCGCCTCGCCGACGCAGGTCGGCGGGATGGAGACGGTCGAGCCGGTCGACCGCGAGCGCGAGCGCGTCGACACGGCGGCCGAACTGACCGAGCGCCTCGCCGAGGAGGGGGTGGTGTAG
- a CDS encoding helix-turn-helix domain-containing protein, giving the protein MSASTTREDRASRNGDGRSDSGLPDPATVVELLADDDAVRLFRAATKPKPVSTLAEESELPLSTTYRKVEKLEAAGLLRRVTPYSSGGTPPAQYERSVEAVSVTLDGDLTVRVRRTEA; this is encoded by the coding sequence GTGTCGGCGAGCACCACGCGCGAGGACCGCGCCTCGCGCAACGGCGACGGGCGATCCGACAGCGGGCTTCCGGACCCGGCGACAGTCGTCGAGCTACTGGCCGACGACGACGCCGTGCGGCTCTTCCGGGCGGCGACGAAGCCGAAGCCGGTGTCGACGCTCGCCGAGGAGAGCGAGCTCCCGCTGTCGACGACGTACAGGAAAGTCGAGAAGCTCGAAGCCGCGGGGCTGTTGCGACGGGTGACGCCGTACTCGTCGGGCGGGACGCCCCCCGCGCAGTACGAGCGCTCCGTCGAGGCGGTGTCCGTCACGCTCGACGGCGACCTGACCGTGCGCGTCAGACGGACCGAGGCGTAA
- a CDS encoding ArsR/SmtB family transcription factor, producing MSAGDGQEPNEALFTLLEDDYAREILVETHDEPRSARALSEACDASRSTIYRRIERLQDHGLVESRQQLDPDGHHREVFVATLRRVSVELTDDGFVVEVDRAEEDAANRFTRLYEEFAG from the coding sequence ATGAGCGCGGGCGACGGACAGGAGCCGAACGAGGCCCTCTTCACGCTCCTGGAGGACGACTACGCCCGCGAGATCCTCGTCGAGACCCACGACGAGCCGCGCTCGGCGAGGGCGCTGAGCGAGGCCTGTGACGCCTCGCGATCGACTATCTACAGACGCATCGAACGCCTGCAGGACCACGGCCTGGTCGAGAGCCGACAGCAACTCGACCCGGACGGCCACCACCGCGAGGTGTTCGTGGCCACGCTCCGGCGCGTGTCAGTCGAGCTGACCGACGACGGCTTCGTCGTCGAGGTCGACCGCGCCGAGGAGGACGCGGCGAACCGCTTCACCAGACTGTACGAGGAGTTCGCCGGATGA
- a CDS encoding hydantoinase B/oxoprolinase family protein: MTDRGPGDDPDGVAGGEVDPVTLEVLRNRLEGIAEEMGTVLVRGAYSPNIKERKDCSAALFDADGRMVAQAEHIPVHLGAMPAAVDAVRERDPAPGDAYVLNDPFAGGTHLPDVTIVSPVAPEGRIVGFAATRAHHADVGGSAPGSMPAGATEVYQEGIRLPPVALRAAGEVVEDVRDLFLTNVRNPEERRADLRAQLAANDRGEERVGELLAERGRDRLSTAFDAVIDYSRERVERELAAVPDGTYRASDAMEGDGVTDGPAGDADVPVAVELTVDGSAVTVDFAGTADQVPGNVNAPLAVTKSAVYFVVRAVTDPEIPPNHGCYEPITVHAPEGSLLNPRPPAAVVGGNVETSQRVADVTLSAFREALPGELPADGQGTMNNLVVGGRGADGYTYYETVGGGFGGRPGRDGMDGVQVGMTNTLNTPVESIETEYPLRVERYALRPDSGGDGEHRGGLGLERAVTVETDAVVSLLTERRRRAPAGVADGADGATGENRIDGDAVPPKCTREVSAGTTVAVLTPGGGGYGDPAARDPEARRRDWADGKAGDGPDANPDDG; this comes from the coding sequence GTGACCGACCGCGGTCCCGGGGACGACCCGGACGGGGTCGCGGGCGGCGAAGTGGACCCCGTGACGCTGGAGGTGCTGCGGAACCGGCTGGAGGGGATCGCCGAGGAGATGGGGACGGTGCTGGTCCGGGGCGCGTACTCGCCGAACATCAAGGAGCGCAAGGACTGCTCGGCGGCGCTGTTCGACGCGGACGGCCGCATGGTCGCCCAGGCCGAGCACATCCCGGTCCACCTCGGCGCGATGCCGGCGGCCGTCGACGCGGTGCGGGAGCGCGACCCCGCGCCGGGCGACGCGTACGTCCTGAACGACCCCTTCGCCGGCGGCACGCACCTGCCGGACGTGACCATCGTCTCGCCGGTCGCGCCCGAGGGCCGGATCGTCGGCTTCGCGGCGACCCGCGCCCACCACGCGGACGTCGGCGGCTCCGCCCCCGGGAGCATGCCGGCCGGGGCGACGGAGGTGTACCAGGAGGGGATCCGGCTCCCGCCGGTCGCACTCCGGGCGGCCGGCGAGGTGGTCGAGGACGTGCGCGACCTGTTCCTGACGAACGTGCGGAACCCCGAGGAGCGCCGCGCCGACCTCCGGGCCCAGTTGGCGGCCAACGACCGCGGCGAGGAGCGCGTCGGCGAACTGCTGGCCGAACGGGGCCGCGACCGGCTTTCGACCGCGTTCGACGCCGTGATCGACTACTCCCGGGAGCGGGTCGAACGCGAACTGGCCGCGGTCCCGGACGGCACCTACCGCGCCAGCGACGCGATGGAGGGCGACGGCGTGACGGACGGCCCCGCCGGGGACGCCGACGTCCCGGTCGCGGTCGAACTGACCGTCGACGGCTCCGCGGTGACGGTCGACTTCGCGGGCACGGCCGACCAGGTGCCGGGCAACGTCAACGCGCCGCTGGCCGTGACGAAAAGCGCCGTCTACTTCGTCGTCCGGGCGGTGACGGACCCGGAGATACCGCCGAATCACGGCTGTTACGAGCCGATCACCGTCCACGCGCCCGAGGGGTCGCTGCTGAACCCGCGCCCGCCGGCGGCCGTGGTCGGCGGCAACGTCGAGACGAGCCAGCGCGTCGCCGACGTGACGCTGTCGGCGTTCCGCGAGGCGCTGCCCGGCGAACTGCCCGCGGACGGGCAGGGGACGATGAACAACCTCGTCGTCGGGGGCCGCGGCGCGGACGGCTACACCTACTACGAGACGGTCGGCGGCGGCTTCGGCGGGCGGCCCGGCCGCGACGGGATGGACGGCGTGCAGGTCGGGATGACGAACACGCTCAACACGCCCGTCGAATCGATCGAGACGGAGTACCCGCTCCGCGTGGAGCGGTACGCGCTCCGCCCCGACAGCGGCGGCGACGGCGAACACCGCGGCGGCCTCGGGCTGGAACGCGCGGTGACGGTCGAGACGGACGCCGTCGTCTCCCTGCTGACCGAGCGCCGTCGCCGCGCGCCCGCCGGCGTCGCGGACGGCGCGGACGGGGCGACCGGCGAGAACCGCATCGACGGCGACGCGGTCCCGCCGAAGTGCACCCGGGAGGTGTCCGCCGGCACGACCGTCGCGGTGCTGACGCCGGGTGGCGGGGGGTACGGCGACCCCGCGGCCCGCGACCCCGAGGCGCGCCGGCGGGACTGGGCCGACGGCAAGGCGGGCGACGGCCCGGACGCGAACCCGGACGACGGCTAA
- a CDS encoding hydantoinase/oxoprolinase family protein produces the protein MSSARVGVDVGGTFTDVVLVTGESDLVTAKVPTTDDQSVGVVEGIRKACRTAGIEPGEIEEFVHGTTVSVNALLERAGATTALVTTEGFRDVLEIGRQARPALYDLDAEKPAPLVPRRRRYEVTERTTPDGVETPVDGGELRGVAAELRSAGVESVAVAFLHAYAHPENERRAAAVLREELDVPVSASHEVLAEFREFERTATTAVDAYVAPTVDAYLGRLVERTGEAGVPSPRVMQSNGGVATADAVRSRPVGTVLSGPAAGVVGASRAGEAVRDERDLAGLVTFDMGGTSSDVSLVRDGRAERTADADVDGIPVRTRMVDVHTVGSGGGSVAWVDSGEALRVGPESAGADPGPACYGRGGERATVTDAAVALGYVDESAALGGELELDAAAAHDALADLADDTGLDGALAAARGVYRVANATMTRAIREVTVERGVDPREFGLVAFGGAGPMHAAALAAELGLDPVVVPLPSGVLSAYGLLDADEEHDAVRTRLVRLDDADPAAVDEVFAELADEALADVTEPDAAAVERTADCRYAGQSFELPVRVDGDFDAAAVRERFRAAHERAYGYSVDEPVEAVTLRATARVERGVADTVHDPEDDARRGTREAWFDGEAREAAVYDRRSLSPGSRVDGPAVLDGRESTTVVPPAWAGTVRRDGAVVLTEGSQ, from the coding sequence GTGAGCAGCGCGCGGGTGGGCGTCGACGTGGGCGGGACGTTCACCGACGTCGTGCTCGTCACGGGCGAGAGCGACCTCGTCACGGCGAAGGTGCCGACGACCGACGACCAGAGCGTCGGCGTGGTCGAGGGGATCCGCAAGGCCTGCCGGACCGCCGGGATCGAACCCGGCGAGATCGAGGAGTTCGTCCACGGGACGACGGTGTCGGTCAACGCCCTGCTCGAACGGGCCGGCGCGACGACTGCGCTCGTCACGACCGAGGGGTTCCGCGACGTGCTGGAGATCGGCCGGCAGGCCCGGCCGGCGCTGTACGACCTCGACGCCGAGAAGCCGGCCCCCCTGGTCCCGCGGCGGCGGCGCTACGAGGTGACGGAGCGGACGACGCCCGACGGCGTCGAGACGCCGGTCGACGGGGGCGAGTTGCGCGGGGTGGCCGCCGAACTGCGGTCGGCCGGCGTCGAGAGCGTCGCCGTCGCGTTCCTCCACGCTTACGCCCACCCCGAGAACGAGCGCCGCGCCGCCGCCGTCCTCCGCGAGGAACTGGACGTCCCGGTGTCGGCGTCCCACGAGGTGCTGGCCGAGTTCCGCGAGTTCGAGCGGACGGCGACGACTGCGGTCGACGCGTACGTCGCGCCGACCGTCGACGCCTACCTCGGCCGCCTCGTCGAGCGCACGGGGGAGGCGGGGGTTCCGTCGCCGCGGGTCATGCAGTCCAACGGCGGCGTCGCCACGGCCGACGCGGTGCGGAGCAGGCCGGTCGGGACGGTGCTCTCCGGGCCGGCGGCGGGCGTCGTGGGCGCGAGCCGCGCCGGAGAGGCGGTCCGCGACGAGCGCGACCTGGCCGGCCTCGTCACGTTCGACATGGGCGGCACGTCGAGCGACGTGAGCCTCGTCCGGGACGGCCGCGCGGAGCGCACCGCGGACGCCGACGTGGACGGCATCCCGGTCCGGACGCGGATGGTCGACGTGCACACGGTCGGCTCCGGCGGCGGGAGCGTCGCGTGGGTCGATTCGGGCGAGGCGCTCCGCGTGGGGCCGGAGTCCGCCGGTGCCGACCCCGGGCCGGCCTGCTACGGCCGGGGCGGCGAGCGCGCCACCGTCACGGACGCCGCCGTCGCCCTCGGCTACGTCGACGAGTCGGCGGCGCTGGGCGGCGAACTCGAACTCGACGCCGCGGCGGCCCACGACGCGCTCGCCGACCTCGCGGACGACACGGGCCTGGACGGCGCGCTGGCGGCCGCACGCGGGGTCTACCGCGTGGCGAACGCGACGATGACGCGGGCGATCCGCGAGGTGACGGTCGAGCGCGGGGTCGACCCCCGCGAGTTCGGGCTGGTCGCCTTCGGCGGTGCAGGGCCGATGCACGCCGCGGCGCTCGCGGCCGAACTCGGCCTCGACCCGGTCGTCGTCCCGCTGCCGAGCGGCGTCCTCTCGGCGTACGGCTTGCTCGACGCCGACGAGGAGCACGACGCGGTCCGCACCCGGCTGGTCCGCCTCGACGACGCCGACCCGGCCGCCGTGGACGAGGTATTCGCGGAGTTGGCCGACGAGGCGCTGGCGGACGTGACGGAGCCGGACGCGGCGGCCGTCGAGCGGACCGCCGACTGCCGCTACGCGGGCCAGAGCTTCGAACTCCCGGTCCGGGTCGACGGCGACTTCGACGCCGCGGCGGTCCGCGAGCGCTTCCGCGCCGCCCACGAACGGGCGTACGGCTACAGCGTCGACGAACCGGTCGAGGCCGTCACGCTCCGGGCGACCGCGCGGGTCGAGCGCGGGGTCGCCGACACCGTCCACGACCCCGAGGACGACGCCCGCCGGGGCACCCGCGAGGCGTGGTTCGACGGCGAGGCCCGTGAAGCCGCCGTCTACGACCGGCGGTCGCTGTCGCCCGGGTCGCGGGTCGACGGCCCCGCGGTCCTCGACGGCCGGGAGAGCACGACGGTCGTGCCGCCGGCGTGGGCCGGCACCGTCCGGCGCGACGGGGCGGTGGTCCTCACGGAGGGGTCACAGTGA
- a CDS encoding ferredoxin family protein encodes MSTQPKTPDVDNSTLEDRLYTVKYEDPGESHLDVKVPGFCADRCDTDDCVEVCPADVWRIEDGDDVPTIAYENCLECGSCRFACPYNNVDWEYPDNGAGVTYHYG; translated from the coding sequence ATGAGCACGCAACCCAAGACGCCGGACGTCGACAACTCGACGCTGGAGGACCGCCTGTACACCGTCAAGTACGAGGATCCGGGGGAGTCCCACCTCGACGTGAAGGTCCCGGGGTTCTGTGCGGACCGGTGTGACACCGACGACTGCGTCGAGGTCTGCCCGGCCGACGTCTGGCGGATCGAGGACGGCGACGACGTGCCGACGATCGCCTACGAGAACTGCCTGGAGTGTGGGAGCTGCCGGTTCGCCTGCCCGTACAACAACGTCGACTGGGAGTACCCCGACAACGGGGCCGGCGTCACCTACCACTATGGGTGA
- a CDS encoding FAD-dependent oxidoreductase: MTTATDDGAEATEPDDAGLGTDRVPAAPNYDGAFDAVVVGAGLAGSAAAITMAREGLDVAMIERGTSPGAKNVFGGVLYTPTVRELVDLDDAPLERYVGEKRFGMLSPDDETAVTLRPGEWREEPHNDSYTVLRGEFDEWFAEQAVEAGATLVTETTVTDLLRDGTGTVVGVDTDRPDGELRAPMVVLAEGGNSLVGERAGLKETADRENVAVAVKEVLEFPDREDAIPERFRLADDAGAAYHYFGEGAVGDAFGGAFIYTNDDTLSVGLAYRIEDAVTGQPKPERTLNRFKSHPAVAPLVRGGRTVEYAAKTIPEGGAEAMPDLVHDGAVVVGDAAGLVLNNGVHLEGTNMAVESGYHAGRTVASALESDRTDAGALRSYPRKLDESFVVRNLEHYEWLMAAAREDKDLLFGELPEAIADAGEEYFSIDRRPKADHAADAKERLLGTVGGWRGAAKLAWRYRKVIA, from the coding sequence ATGACTACTGCTACGGACGACGGGGCGGAAGCGACGGAACCGGACGACGCCGGCCTCGGGACCGACCGGGTCCCGGCGGCCCCGAACTACGACGGCGCGTTCGACGCCGTCGTCGTGGGTGCGGGGTTGGCCGGCAGCGCCGCGGCGATCACGATGGCCCGCGAGGGGCTGGACGTGGCGATGATAGAGCGGGGCACCTCGCCGGGCGCGAAGAACGTGTTCGGCGGCGTGCTGTACACGCCGACGGTCCGGGAACTCGTCGACCTCGACGACGCGCCGCTCGAACGCTACGTCGGCGAGAAGCGCTTCGGGATGCTCTCGCCCGACGACGAGACGGCCGTCACGCTCCGGCCCGGCGAGTGGCGCGAGGAGCCCCACAACGACTCCTACACCGTGCTCCGCGGGGAGTTCGACGAGTGGTTCGCCGAACAGGCCGTCGAGGCCGGGGCGACGCTGGTCACCGAGACGACAGTGACGGACCTGCTCCGGGACGGGACGGGGACCGTCGTCGGCGTCGACACGGACCGCCCGGACGGCGAACTGCGCGCGCCGATGGTCGTCCTCGCGGAGGGCGGGAACTCGCTGGTCGGCGAGCGCGCCGGCCTGAAGGAGACGGCCGACCGCGAGAACGTCGCCGTCGCGGTCAAGGAGGTCCTGGAGTTCCCGGACCGCGAGGACGCGATCCCCGAGCGCTTCCGGCTGGCCGACGACGCCGGCGCGGCCTACCACTACTTCGGGGAGGGGGCGGTCGGCGACGCCTTCGGCGGCGCGTTCATCTACACCAACGACGACACGCTGAGCGTCGGGCTGGCCTACCGGATCGAGGACGCGGTGACGGGCCAGCCGAAGCCCGAGCGGACGCTGAACCGGTTCAAGTCCCACCCCGCCGTCGCGCCGCTGGTCCGGGGCGGGCGCACCGTGGAGTACGCCGCCAAGACGATCCCGGAGGGCGGCGCGGAGGCGATGCCCGACCTCGTCCACGACGGCGCGGTCGTCGTCGGCGACGCCGCCGGCCTCGTGCTCAACAACGGCGTCCACCTCGAGGGGACGAACATGGCCGTCGAGAGCGGCTACCACGCCGGCCGGACGGTCGCGTCGGCGCTGGAGAGCGATCGGACGGACGCCGGGGCGCTGCGGTCCTACCCGCGGAAGCTCGACGAGTCGTTCGTCGTCCGGAACCTGGAGCACTACGAGTGGCTGATGGCGGCGGCCCGCGAGGACAAGGACCTGCTGTTCGGCGAGCTCCCGGAGGCGATCGCCGACGCCGGCGAGGAGTACTTCAGCATCGACCGCAGACCGAAAGCGGACCACGCGGCCGACGCGAAGGAGCGGCTGCTCGGCACCGTCGGCGGCTGGCGCGGTGCCGCGAAGCTGGCCTGGCGCTACCGAAAGGTGATAGCATGA
- a CDS encoding sensor domain-containing protein — protein sequence MSTADHSPPGPLRRFLGVPFRTQTYSNLAYLALAFPLGLAYFIGITLGLSFGGALVIVWIGVPILLGTIAAATVIAGFEAALARRLVGTDAQSPPSLRGFDPSNVPRPGEGVIAAVVRFLLRPTTWTSLLLVLVKFVFGVVAFSALVATGATVATALGAPLLYDQPGVVYHVGGYTVTTLETALAISGAGLVGVFVGFYLLNRLAEAGAAVTAALLDVANERSDAEPADPGSDGDAGAS from the coding sequence ATGTCAACCGCTGACCACAGCCCGCCCGGTCCCCTCCGGCGGTTCCTCGGCGTGCCGTTCCGCACGCAGACGTACAGCAACCTCGCGTACCTGGCGCTTGCCTTCCCGCTGGGCCTGGCGTACTTCATCGGGATCACGCTCGGCCTCTCCTTCGGCGGGGCGCTGGTGATCGTGTGGATCGGCGTGCCGATACTGCTTGGCACCATCGCCGCCGCCACGGTCATCGCCGGCTTCGAAGCGGCGCTCGCACGCCGACTCGTCGGCACGGACGCCCAGTCCCCGCCGTCGCTCCGCGGGTTCGACCCCTCGAACGTCCCCCGGCCCGGCGAGGGCGTCATCGCGGCCGTCGTCCGGTTTCTCCTCCGGCCGACGACGTGGACGAGCCTCCTGCTCGTCCTGGTGAAGTTCGTTTTCGGTGTCGTCGCGTTCTCCGCGCTGGTGGCGACCGGCGCGACCGTCGCCACCGCGCTCGGCGCCCCGCTGCTCTATGATCAGCCCGGCGTCGTGTACCACGTCGGGGGCTACACGGTGACGACGCTCGAAACCGCGCTGGCGATAAGCGGGGCCGGCCTCGTCGGCGTGTTCGTCGGGTTTTACCTGCTGAACCGCCTCGCGGAGGCCGGCGCGGCCGTGACCGCCGCCCTCCTCGACGTCGCGAACGAACGGTCCGACGCCGAACCCGCCGACCCCGGGTCGGACGGGGACGCCGGAGCCTCCTGA
- a CDS encoding ZIP family metal transporter → MVIESLFGSDPIVNGLVGGLFIATLNLIGASLVFVWRDPSERALDGTLGFAAGVMLAASFTSLIIPGIETYSGGDPIPTLVGVALGAVVLDRSDVLVPHAHYLLSGRRRPDAANPSDSLPVADERLAGVVLFVLAITIHNMPEGLAVGVGFGSGDLGTAIPLMLAIGIQNVPEGLAVSVAAINAGLDRRDYAVFTGIRAGVVEIPLAVLGAYAVGAVSALLPYAMGFAAGAMLFVISDEIVPETHARGHERVATAGTIAGVIVMLYLDIALG, encoded by the coding sequence ATGGTGATCGAGTCGCTGTTCGGCTCGGACCCGATCGTCAACGGCCTGGTCGGCGGCCTCTTCATCGCGACGCTCAACCTGATCGGGGCGTCGCTGGTGTTCGTCTGGCGGGACCCGTCCGAGCGCGCGCTCGACGGGACGCTCGGCTTCGCCGCGGGCGTAATGCTGGCGGCCAGTTTCACGAGCCTCATCATCCCCGGCATCGAGACGTACTCGGGCGGCGACCCGATACCCACGCTGGTCGGCGTGGCGCTGGGCGCGGTGGTGCTGGACCGGTCCGACGTGCTCGTCCCCCACGCCCACTACCTGCTGTCCGGCCGTCGCCGGCCGGACGCGGCGAACCCGAGCGACTCGCTGCCGGTGGCGGACGAGCGCCTCGCCGGCGTGGTGCTGTTCGTGCTGGCGATCACGATCCACAACATGCCCGAGGGGCTGGCCGTCGGCGTCGGCTTCGGCAGCGGCGACCTCGGCACCGCGATCCCGCTGATGCTTGCGATCGGGATCCAGAACGTGCCCGAGGGGCTTGCGGTGTCGGTCGCCGCGATCAACGCCGGCCTCGACCGGCGCGACTACGCGGTGTTTACCGGGATCCGCGCCGGCGTCGTGGAGATCCCGCTGGCCGTGCTCGGCGCGTACGCGGTCGGGGCCGTCTCGGCCCTGCTGCCCTACGCGATGGGCTTCGCGGCGGGTGCCATGCTGTTCGTCATCAGCGACGAGATAGTGCCCGAGACTCACGCCCGCGGCCACGAGCGCGTCGCCACCGCCGGGACGATAGCGGGCGTGATCGTGATGCTGTACCTCGATATCGCGCTCGGATAG